One genomic region from Halorussus rarus encodes:
- a CDS encoding ABC transporter permease, with amino-acid sequence MSRWQYFAKRVLLSVPVLLFGASITFLVIRAGPLDPVSAILGPQGNPQAYQTIRRQLGLNQPLWQQYIDYMINMFTFDLGESWVISPDTSVYSLVTSYAPRTIWLGFWSVLIAIFIGIPLGFYAGLNPNTFSDYVASFGGIVWRAMPNFWLAVILMSVLSQSGDFMFGFDWENWLYSTNVTGPPPLGNLTSFEGFVTALKKIAPAALVLGSASMGNEMRIGRTAVLETVNSNFIETAKAKGVPPRSLVWKHIFRNALIPLVPIITGEAFILIGGSVLVETVFDISGIGFLFFQAVKNGDMPLVGSLMFIFILLVVLINIIQDALYTIIDPRVGYDGGA; translated from the coding sequence GTGAGCAGGTGGCAGTACTTCGCGAAGCGGGTACTGCTCTCGGTTCCGGTGTTGCTGTTCGGGGCGTCGATCACGTTCCTCGTGATCCGAGCGGGACCCCTCGACCCGGTGTCCGCGATACTGGGACCGCAGGGGAACCCGCAGGCCTACCAGACGATCCGACGCCAGCTCGGGCTGAACCAGCCGCTCTGGCAGCAGTACATCGACTACATGATCAACATGTTCACCTTCGACCTGGGCGAGTCGTGGGTAATCAGCCCCGACACCAGCGTCTACTCGCTGGTGACCAGCTACGCGCCCCGGACCATCTGGCTGGGGTTCTGGTCGGTGCTCATCGCCATCTTCATCGGCATCCCGCTGGGGTTCTACGCGGGGCTCAACCCCAACACGTTCAGCGACTACGTGGCGTCGTTCGGCGGCATCGTCTGGCGCGCCATGCCGAACTTCTGGCTGGCGGTCATCCTGATGAGCGTCCTCTCGCAGTCGGGCGACTTCATGTTCGGATTCGACTGGGAGAACTGGCTGTACTCGACGAACGTGACGGGCCCGCCGCCGCTGGGCAACCTCACGTCGTTCGAGGGGTTCGTCACGGCGCTCAAGAAGATCGCCCCGGCCGCGCTCGTGCTGGGGTCTGCGTCGATGGGCAACGAGATGCGCATCGGTCGGACCGCCGTGCTGGAGACGGTCAACTCGAACTTCATCGAGACGGCGAAGGCCAAGGGCGTCCCGCCCCGGTCGCTCGTCTGGAAGCACATCTTCCGGAACGCGCTCATCCCGCTGGTGCCGATCATCACGGGCGAGGCGTTCATCCTCATCGGCGGGTCGGTGCTGGTCGAGACGGTGTTCGACATCAGCGGCATCGGGTTCCTGTTCTTCCAGGCGGTCAAGAACGGCGACATGCCGCTGGTGGGATCGCTGATGTTCATCTTCATCCTGCTGGTGGTCCTCATCAACATCATCCAGGACGCGCTGTACACGATAATCGACCCGCGGGTCGGCTACGACGGAGGTGCCTGA